GAGCTGTGCACGGTGTCGTATCAAGCGCTGCTCGGCGTACGGGAGAAGCTGGGCTCGGCGAAGGTGGCCGTATTCGGCGACGGGCCGGTCGGATACTTGGGGGCGGCGATGCTGCGCCATGTGTTCGGCGTCCCGAGGGAGCGGCTGCATGCGTTCGGGGCCGCCCCGGACAAATTGAACCAATTCGATTTCGCGAACCGGAGTCTGGTGCAGGAGTACGATTTCGCCGCCGGGGACGCGTTCGACATCGCCGTGGAGTGTACGGGAGGACGGTTCTCCGAAAGCGCGGTCAATCAAGCGATCGACGTGCTGAAGCCCGGCGGCGAGCTCATCTTGATGGGCGTGACGGAGGAACGAGTGCCGATCAACACGAGGGACGTGCTGGAGAAAGGCATTACGATGCGGGGCAGCAGCCGAAGCTCGAGCTCCGATTATCGACCTGTGCTCGAAGCGATGAAGGACCCCGATTGCCAAGCGACGCTAAGAAAATTGCTGCCGGAGCGGCGCACGGCGATTCGTTCGGCGGCCGACTTCGCGGTCGCCATGGAGGAAGCGGCGTCCCACCGGAGCTGGCAGAAAACGTTGCTGGATTTCCACTGGCGAGCCTAGGCTATATAATAGTCTGGACATGTATCTTCTAACGGGATGGAGGCTCTGCCATGCTAGCTGCGGAAAGAAAGCTT
This genomic stretch from Paenibacillus sp. harbors:
- a CDS encoding alcohol dehydrogenase catalytic domain-containing protein; amino-acid sequence: MSQTMVSSIRVQSRAYRLVKPHLVVDTVVEHEVRPWEVVVEPALGSICHADIRYFTGQRRPEALERKLPMALIHEGLGTVIRSESPEVKVGSRVVIVPNIPGSLYRNVDPQDCCPACRSGKGDNYCHYGRFLGSGVDGIAQERVVVPAACAVPIPGEVPDDVAVLTELCTVSYQALLGVREKLGSAKVAVFGDGPVGYLGAAMLRHVFGVPRERLHAFGAAPDKLNQFDFANRSLVQEYDFAAGDAFDIAVECTGGRFSESAVNQAIDVLKPGGELILMGVTEERVPINTRDVLEKGITMRGSSRSSSSDYRPVLEAMKDPDCQATLRKLLPERRTAIRSAADFAVAMEEAASHRSWQKTLLDFHWRA